Proteins found in one Chloroflexota bacterium genomic segment:
- a CDS encoding ABC transporter substrate-binding protein: protein PAHILSDPYQAGDKQAFINHPYWTNDFVGLGPYKLGQWQRGSYIEGLAFDRFVGGRPQIDRILLMYVGDVNAIVAGVLSGDLDMVPMGARFDATQLMAVENGWGQEGGTTLLVPFGIRSIYLQFRDPSAPWARDVRVRRALVHATDRRGMSDALQYGLTKAADTFVLEEDPVFAQIDRGGLARYPYDLDRVRQLMADAGWIAGADGALRDGSGQPLAMEIAATGQGSNVEEIETVGNQWQQAGIQATPDALPPRAANLDERKNTVRGGFMWPWSPNAYAPQNLSAAQIASERTSWKGSNYSGYTTPAYEELYRRFTTSLEVDARQQVLADIMKYIAEEVPVIPVYYYGNGVIARKGLTGPAMITPMQTSSLWNVHTWSWNR from the coding sequence GTGGCAGCGCGGCAGCTACATTGAGGGTCTGGCGTTCGACCGCTTCGTCGGCGGCCGTCCGCAGATCGACCGCATCCTGCTGATGTACGTTGGCGACGTCAACGCCATCGTGGCCGGCGTCCTCTCCGGCGACCTGGACATGGTCCCGATGGGTGCCCGATTTGACGCCACCCAGCTCATGGCGGTCGAAAATGGCTGGGGGCAAGAGGGTGGTACGACGCTCCTCGTGCCGTTCGGAATCCGATCCATCTACCTCCAATTCCGCGATCCGTCCGCGCCGTGGGCGCGCGATGTTCGCGTGCGTCGTGCGCTCGTGCATGCGACTGACCGTCGTGGAATGAGCGACGCCCTGCAGTACGGGCTCACGAAGGCCGCGGACACTTTCGTTCTCGAGGAGGACCCCGTCTTCGCGCAGATCGACCGCGGCGGCCTGGCGCGATATCCCTACGACCTCGATCGCGTTCGGCAGCTCATGGCAGACGCGGGGTGGATAGCCGGCGCCGACGGAGCGCTTCGCGACGGCAGCGGACAGCCGCTCGCCATGGAGATCGCCGCCACCGGTCAGGGCAGCAACGTGGAGGAGATCGAAACGGTCGGCAACCAGTGGCAGCAGGCGGGAATCCAGGCGACCCCAGACGCTCTGCCGCCACGCGCCGCGAATCTCGACGAGCGCAAGAACACCGTGCGAGGCGGCTTTATGTGGCCGTGGAGCCCGAACGCGTATGCCCCGCAGAACCTCTCGGCAGCCCAGATCGCCAGCGAACGAACATCCTGGAAGGGCTCGAACTACAGCGGCTACACGACGCCTGCCTACGAGGAGCTGTATCGTCGGTTCACGACGTCCCTTGAAGTCGATGCTCGCCAGCAGGTGCTGGCCGACATCATGAAGTACATCGCGGAGGAAGTCCCGGTCATTCCCGTCTACTACTACGGGAATGGCGTGATCGCGAGGAAGGGGTTGACCGGCCCGGCGATGATCACGCCGATGCAGACGTCCTCGCTCTGGAACGTCCACACCTGGTCGTGGAACCGGTAG